From the Thermodesulfobium sp. 4217-1 genome, one window contains:
- a CDS encoding MmgE/PrpD family protein, with protein sequence MDKYTDLFSDYALKVKDISPETAHEVKRRILDSFGVMYLAFHESTPKAARNYAYMFEHKNGASLFGLNFKTTPEISAFANCVLVRYLDFNDTYLSKEPLHPSDMIPGLWSVAEWKNLSGKKLIDSIAVAYEIAVSLCDAASLRDHGWDHVNYISIGTVCGLGRLLKLKKETIENAISITIVPNSSMRQTRSGELSMWKGAAAANSVRNAIFGTLQASCGMTGPNKPFEGEMGFFRELLDGDAFDDKALISLFNADSPRRILDTYIKFYPVEYHAQSAVDISKELHRYIKSPDDIDYITIETFQAAYDIIAKDPEKWSPKTKETADHSLQYITAACILDGDISKDSFSKNKLNDPFIKNTLKKIKIKEDLELAKLYPEGIPNRITLNTRDNQTYSKEIMYPRGHSKNKMTDDEVIKKFKDNTESILSTSERDAIIDIIMNLDKCENISDITKNLRV encoded by the coding sequence ATGGACAAATATACTGATTTGTTTTCAGACTATGCGTTAAAAGTTAAGGATATCTCACCAGAAACAGCGCATGAAGTAAAAAGAAGAATACTCGACTCATTTGGAGTAATGTACCTGGCTTTTCATGAGAGCACACCAAAAGCCGCTAGAAACTATGCTTATATGTTCGAACACAAAAATGGCGCAAGTCTTTTTGGACTAAACTTTAAGACTACTCCTGAAATATCAGCTTTTGCAAACTGTGTACTCGTGAGATATTTAGACTTCAACGATACATATCTTTCGAAGGAGCCTCTTCATCCAAGCGATATGATACCAGGTTTATGGTCTGTAGCCGAATGGAAAAATCTAAGCGGTAAAAAACTTATAGATTCGATAGCTGTAGCTTATGAGATAGCTGTAAGTTTATGTGATGCAGCCAGCCTCAGAGACCATGGATGGGATCATGTAAATTACATTTCAATTGGAACAGTATGTGGCTTGGGCAGACTGCTTAAGCTAAAAAAAGAAACAATAGAAAATGCTATCTCTATTACAATAGTTCCAAACTCATCAATGAGACAGACGCGTTCGGGAGAGCTATCCATGTGGAAGGGAGCAGCGGCTGCCAATTCCGTAAGGAATGCTATCTTTGGGACACTTCAAGCATCTTGTGGTATGACAGGTCCAAATAAACCCTTTGAAGGCGAAATGGGTTTTTTTAGAGAATTGCTTGATGGCGATGCCTTTGATGACAAAGCTTTGATTTCTTTATTTAACGCAGACTCTCCCCGAAGAATATTAGATACATACATAAAATTTTACCCTGTTGAGTACCATGCCCAAAGCGCAGTAGACATCTCTAAAGAACTTCATAGATATATAAAATCACCAGATGATATTGACTATATCACTATTGAAACATTTCAAGCTGCATACGATATTATCGCAAAAGACCCAGAAAAATGGAGCCCGAAAACAAAAGAGACCGCAGATCACAGCCTCCAATACATTACAGCTGCATGTATCTTAGATGGAGATATCTCAAAGGATTCTTTCTCTAAAAATAAATTAAACGATCCTTTTATAAAAAATACTCTTAAGAAGATTAAGATAAAAGAAGATTTAGAGCTGGCTAAGTTATATCCTGAAGGCATTCCCAATCGCATAACGCTCAATACAAGGGACAACCAAACATATTCAAAAGAGATAATGTATCCCCGTGGCCACTCAAAAAATAAGATGACCGATGAT
- the tcuB gene encoding tricarballylate utilization 4Fe-4S protein TcuB produces the protein MFDKNFEDARFSLNICNACRYCENICPVFKAIELRRTFSDNDIIYLANLCHDCRGCYYACQYAPPHTFDINIPKVFGTLRLETYKNYRNSKFSKDIVDKPHLYSIATFIVSFLFYTISSIIYTGKLSLIVIVDQNASFYSILPENFLIITMLIPFAISLTIYIKNFIDYCDYIGIKKGDFLKLSSHIRSLKSVILLEFLGGGGFGCNYPDEEYSFSRRIYHQFVLFGFKITFISTLIAAFMSHILNISPPYTFTSLPVIFGSIGGALLLLGLTGLLYLRTKMDRIPYSENVNSMDINFIMILLLSVLTGFLVLLFRSTIFMPILLIIHLSIVITFFIMLPFSKLQHAVFRYVSIYKYFSEMNK, from the coding sequence ATGTTCGATAAAAATTTTGAGGATGCAAGATTTTCACTAAATATTTGCAACGCTTGCAGATATTGCGAAAACATTTGCCCTGTTTTCAAAGCAATAGAATTGAGAAGAACCTTTTCTGACAATGACATAATCTATCTGGCAAATCTTTGTCACGACTGTAGGGGTTGCTACTATGCATGCCAATACGCTCCACCCCATACTTTTGATATAAACATCCCAAAAGTTTTTGGAACATTGAGGCTGGAAACCTATAAAAATTATAGAAATTCAAAATTCTCAAAAGATATCGTTGATAAGCCGCATCTTTATAGCATTGCTACTTTTATAGTTTCATTTCTTTTTTATACTATCTCGTCAATAATCTATACTGGGAAATTGAGTTTAATAGTCATCGTTGATCAAAATGCTTCGTTTTACAGTATTTTACCTGAAAACTTTTTAATTATCACAATGCTTATTCCATTCGCCATATCATTAACCATCTACATAAAAAACTTTATTGACTATTGCGATTATATTGGTATAAAAAAAGGCGATTTCCTTAAACTCTCCAGCCATATTAGATCATTAAAGAGCGTAATCTTATTAGAGTTCCTTGGTGGAGGAGGCTTTGGTTGCAATTATCCAGATGAAGAATACAGCTTTTCAAGAAGGATTTACCACCAATTTGTATTGTTTGGATTCAAAATAACTTTCATATCTACTTTAATAGCTGCATTTATGAGTCATATTTTAAACATTTCGCCGCCATATACTTTTACCAGCCTGCCAGTAATATTTGGCTCTATTGGCGGAGCATTATTGCTTTTAGGATTAACTGGACTGCTATATTTGAGAACTAAAATGGATAGGATACCATATAGCGAGAATGTAAACTCGATGGACATTAATTTTATAATGATATTATTACTGTCCGTTCTAACTGGCTTTTTAGTTTTACTTTTCAGATCTACAATATTTATGCCTATTTTATTGATAATTCATCTGAGCATCGTCATAACCTTCTTTATAATGCTCCCCTTTAGTAAATTGCAGCATGCTGTCTTCAGGTATGTGTCAATATATAAGTATTTTTCTGAAATGAATAAATAA